A window from Cryobacterium sp. PAMC25264 encodes these proteins:
- a CDS encoding TetR/AcrR family transcriptional regulator, whose amino-acid sequence MAPRPVPDLNLRRDQITQAACSIAESEGWTAVTMRRVATEIGVTQPVLYSAFAGGRQALLEAVALQGFTAIADALDAVAPDPMSRMRAYLGFATSQPRLYEVMFSMPSGLPFGADDSPAPLRRAFAAIQEAFPGTDDTASEVAWATLHGLATLQISGRIPAGQAEARLNRAHAVLAH is encoded by the coding sequence ATGGCTCCTCGACCCGTCCCCGACCTCAACCTCAGACGCGATCAAATCACTCAGGCGGCGTGCAGCATCGCCGAGTCCGAAGGGTGGACTGCAGTGACCATGCGCCGGGTCGCAACCGAGATCGGCGTGACGCAACCGGTGCTGTACAGCGCCTTCGCCGGCGGTCGCCAGGCACTCCTCGAGGCCGTCGCACTGCAGGGGTTCACCGCGATCGCCGATGCCCTTGACGCTGTCGCTCCCGACCCGATGTCGCGGATGCGGGCCTACCTCGGGTTCGCCACCTCCCAACCGCGTCTGTACGAGGTGATGTTCTCCATGCCGTCAGGCCTTCCGTTCGGCGCCGACGACAGCCCCGCGCCACTCCGGCGCGCTTTCGCGGCGATCCAAGAGGCATTCCCCGGTACTGACGACACCGCATCGGAGGTCGCCTGGGCGACCCTGCACGGACTCGCGACCCTTCAGATCAGCGGGCGCATACCCGCAGGGCAGGCCGAGGCGCGGCTGAACCGCGCACACGCGGTGCTGGCACACTGA
- a CDS encoding DUF4267 domain-containing protein: protein MYITALVVAVLGCLFILVIGARFLLAPSAALAGFGITEDRARALTSIKGVRDITSGIVPLVVLVVAGGHVFGWVLVAAAITPIGDAIIVTSNGGTVRHALSVHGATALVLVVAGLILAFV from the coding sequence ATGTACATCACCGCCCTCGTCGTCGCCGTCCTCGGCTGCCTCTTCATCCTTGTTATCGGCGCCCGGTTCCTCCTCGCCCCCAGTGCGGCGCTGGCTGGTTTTGGCATTACCGAGGACCGCGCTCGCGCCCTGACCAGTATCAAGGGCGTCCGTGACATCACCTCTGGCATCGTGCCTCTTGTCGTCCTCGTCGTCGCCGGAGGGCACGTCTTCGGGTGGGTGCTCGTGGCTGCCGCGATCACCCCCATCGGGGACGCGATCATCGTCACCTCCAACGGTGGCACCGTGCGGCACGCGCTGAGTGTGCACGGGGCGACCGCTCTGGTGCTCGTCGTCGCCGGCCTCATCCTGGCCTTCGTCTGA
- a CDS encoding DUF5997 family protein, with protein sequence MSEKKPQTMKPATAAQKLGILLEAAPEEFQSTPVSRTELAALEANPPEWLSELRANGPHPKQVVAAKLGVSISGLARGEVTEPLTSAEILALLQQPPAWLVTERATQFEVREEQIRVKDRDAERARKKAHAERFAAQNEQAARKRG encoded by the coding sequence ATGAGCGAGAAGAAGCCCCAGACCATGAAGCCGGCCACGGCTGCCCAGAAGCTCGGGATTCTGCTCGAAGCAGCACCCGAGGAGTTCCAGTCCACCCCGGTGTCGCGCACCGAGCTGGCCGCCCTCGAGGCGAACCCGCCCGAGTGGCTCAGCGAGCTGCGCGCCAACGGACCGCACCCCAAGCAGGTCGTCGCCGCCAAGCTCGGCGTCTCGATCTCGGGCCTGGCCCGCGGCGAGGTCACCGAGCCGCTCACCAGCGCCGAGATCCTCGCGCTGCTCCAGCAGCCGCCGGCCTGGCTCGTCACCGAACGCGCCACCCAGTTCGAGGTGCGCGAAGAGCAGATCCGGGTGAAGGACCGCGACGCCGAGCGCGCTCGCAAGAAGGCGCACGCCGAGCGCTTCGCCGCCCAGAACGAGCAGGCCGCCCGCAAGCGCGGCTAG
- a CDS encoding GNAT family N-acetyltransferase, translated as MNTTVVVRPVTEADADSLGRVHAACWHESYDHILSQAALSQLHPERLAQMWRRFSAQGPAYRHVVAELDGEIVGFAGSGPGRDAGKPTEHELYFVYLLEAHQGTGIGQALFDAVVDPGPTYLWLAADNPRAHRFYARNGYLPDGQERTEEVLGEPFREVRLER; from the coding sequence ATGAACACCACAGTTGTTGTTCGGCCCGTCACCGAAGCGGATGCCGACAGCCTGGGCCGCGTCCACGCGGCTTGCTGGCACGAGTCCTATGACCACATCCTGAGCCAGGCTGCTCTCTCGCAGCTGCATCCGGAACGCCTCGCCCAGATGTGGCGCCGGTTCTCGGCCCAGGGCCCCGCCTACCGCCACGTCGTGGCCGAGCTCGACGGCGAGATCGTCGGCTTCGCCGGCAGCGGACCGGGCCGGGACGCCGGCAAGCCCACCGAGCACGAGCTCTACTTCGTCTACCTGCTCGAGGCCCACCAGGGCACCGGCATCGGCCAGGCGCTCTTCGACGCCGTCGTCGACCCGGGCCCCACCTACCTCTGGCTGGCCGCCGACAACCCCCGCGCCCACCGTTTCTACGCCCGCAACGGCTACCTGCCCGACGGGCAGGAGCGCACCGAAGAGGTGCTCGGCGAACCATTCCGCGAGGTGCGCCTCGAACGCTAA
- a CDS encoding DUF1684 domain-containing protein: MSSSIGALQIADWRRRVFGLYGGVRQLSARKPSAGHELWRSGRDELFAGHPASPLLPDDRAAFTGLTVAAYDPDWRFEVEVHRTEEPLRIKVETGTDGVVPFDLVGTVRLPYIGSLDVWRLASYGGGLFLPLKDGLAGKSGGTYGGGRYLLDTIKGADLGPGVGDDSLILDFNFAYNPSCAYDPMWACPLPQAGNIVTVDIPVGELYTPRG; the protein is encoded by the coding sequence ATGAGTTCATCCATCGGAGCCCTGCAGATCGCCGACTGGCGCCGCCGCGTCTTCGGGCTCTACGGCGGGGTGCGCCAGCTCAGTGCCCGCAAGCCCTCGGCCGGCCACGAACTCTGGCGCTCCGGACGCGACGAACTCTTCGCCGGGCATCCGGCCTCGCCCCTGCTGCCCGACGACCGGGCCGCGTTCACGGGCCTCACGGTCGCCGCGTACGACCCCGACTGGCGGTTCGAGGTGGAGGTGCACCGCACCGAGGAGCCGTTGCGCATCAAGGTGGAGACCGGCACCGACGGCGTCGTGCCGTTCGACCTGGTGGGCACCGTGCGGCTGCCCTACATCGGCTCGCTGGACGTCTGGCGACTCGCCAGCTACGGCGGCGGCCTGTTCCTGCCGCTCAAGGACGGCCTCGCGGGCAAGTCCGGCGGCACCTACGGTGGCGGCCGCTACCTGCTCGACACCATCAAGGGCGCCGACCTCGGCCCCGGCGTCGGTGACGACAGCCTGATCCTCGACTTCAACTTCGCCTATAACCCGTCCTGCGCGTACGACCCGATGTGGGCGTGCCCGCTGCCGCAGGCGGGCAACATCGTCACCGTCGACATCCCGGTCGGCGAGCTCTACACGCCGCGGGGCTAG
- a CDS encoding NUDIX hydrolase family protein — protein sequence MSVRTPDPDPDWTPGGDDAPPPNSNPGWLTDVELAEIRQRLPLLYVEAVPVRVDGLGQVVEVGVLLRATPEGKMTRTLVSGRVLYGETLRDALFRHLEKDLGPMAFPQLPPSPVPYSVAEYFPMPGITAFTDDRQHAVSLAYVVPVTGTCDPRQDALELTWMTPEEAATDAVSAEMEGGRGGLLRMALASVGALR from the coding sequence ATGAGCGTGCGCACCCCTGACCCCGACCCGGACTGGACGCCAGGCGGGGATGACGCGCCGCCGCCCAACAGCAATCCCGGTTGGCTGACCGACGTGGAGCTTGCCGAGATCCGCCAGCGGCTGCCGCTGCTCTACGTGGAGGCCGTGCCCGTTCGGGTCGACGGCCTGGGTCAGGTCGTCGAGGTCGGCGTGCTGTTGCGCGCCACCCCCGAGGGCAAGATGACCCGCACCCTGGTCTCCGGCCGGGTGCTCTACGGCGAGACCCTGCGCGACGCGCTGTTCCGCCACCTCGAGAAGGACCTCGGCCCGATGGCCTTCCCGCAGCTGCCGCCGAGCCCCGTGCCGTACTCGGTCGCCGAGTACTTCCCGATGCCCGGCATCACCGCGTTCACGGATGACCGCCAGCACGCCGTCTCGCTGGCCTACGTCGTCCCCGTGACCGGCACCTGCGACCCCCGCCAGGATGCCCTCGAACTCACCTGGATGACCCCGGAGGAGGCCGCGACCGACGCGGTCTCGGCCGAGATGGAAGGCGGCCGCGGCGGCCTGCTCCGCATGGCCCTGGCCTCGGTCGGCGCGCTGCGCTGA
- a CDS encoding nucleoside hydrolase, whose translation MPTIPVILDVDTGVDDALAILFAVAHPDIEVLGISCVAGNASLERVVENTLRILDVANAPDIPVAAGARRPLISPARSASHVHGESGLGTVHLPPSSRTPAPVNAVELLHRLISESARPVTLVALAPQTNLALLLRQYPDLAENIERIVFMGGSASVGNATAVAEFNVWHDPEAAAIVLDAGIPTFMYGLDVFNQVAIDREVATALEDGDSTQGRVVGALLTNRVARGESSMAEYTGLIGDAGAICALVDPQALSTRMLPVRVELTGYGRGQTIVDQRSRLGEDTLHGSIDSWEVVEVALDVDAPRFAALFLDTLGLTPPVPRAVT comes from the coding sequence ATGCCCACGATTCCTGTCATTCTCGACGTCGACACCGGCGTCGATGACGCCCTCGCCATCCTGTTCGCCGTCGCGCATCCCGACATCGAGGTGCTCGGCATCAGCTGCGTCGCCGGAAACGCCTCGCTCGAGCGGGTTGTGGAGAACACCCTGCGCATCCTCGATGTGGCGAACGCCCCCGACATCCCCGTCGCCGCCGGCGCACGCCGGCCGCTGATCTCCCCGGCCCGCAGCGCCTCGCACGTGCACGGCGAAAGCGGTCTCGGCACCGTGCACCTGCCACCGAGCTCACGCACGCCCGCGCCGGTGAACGCCGTCGAACTGCTGCACCGGCTGATCTCCGAGAGCGCGCGCCCGGTGACCCTGGTGGCGCTGGCTCCGCAGACCAACCTGGCGCTGCTCTTGCGCCAGTACCCCGACCTGGCCGAGAACATCGAACGCATCGTGTTCATGGGCGGTTCCGCGAGTGTGGGCAACGCCACGGCCGTGGCCGAGTTCAACGTGTGGCATGACCCCGAGGCGGCGGCGATCGTGCTGGATGCGGGCATCCCCACGTTCATGTACGGGCTGGACGTCTTCAACCAGGTGGCCATCGACCGCGAGGTCGCCACCGCGCTGGAGGACGGCGACTCCACCCAGGGTCGTGTGGTGGGCGCACTGCTGACCAACCGGGTGGCGCGCGGCGAGAGCAGTATGGCCGAGTACACCGGCCTGATCGGTGACGCCGGTGCGATCTGCGCGCTGGTGGACCCGCAGGCGCTCAGCACCCGGATGCTGCCCGTGCGCGTGGAACTGACGGGCTACGGCCGCGGCCAAACCATCGTCGACCAGCGCAGCCGGCTGGGCGAGGACACCCTACACGGCAGCATCGACAGCTGGGAGGTCGTGGAGGTGGCCCTCGACGTGGACGCACCGCGCTTCGCCGCCCTCTTCCTCGACACCCTGGGCCTCACTCCCCCAGTTCCGCGAGCTGTGACTTAA
- a CDS encoding DEAD/DEAH box helicase: MSETSFGALGVPAPLVAVLTSQGIDSPFPIQVDTLPDTLKGRDVLGRGKTGSGKTLAFSIPMVSRLGGKLAGGKRRPGRPLGLILAPTRELATQITAALTPLAEAYGLNTTTIFGGVSQNRQVAALKAGVDIVVACPGRLEDLMKQGFVNLDSVEITVLDEADHMADLGFLPVVTRILDKTPSSGQRLLFSATLDNGVDKIVRRFLHNEVLHSVDEATSHVSAMTHHVFEVDTAESKKELIEKLASGTGRRILFMRTKHHAKKLAKALTDAGIPSVDLHGNLSQVARDRNLAAFSAGDVKVLVATDVAARGVHVDDIELVIHVDPPAEHKAYLHRSGRTARAGSAGDVVTIVLPAQKRDTDQLLRKAAITVTPQRVNAASPAVIALTGDVAAYVKPVPRVEQPHGQSQGGRSQGANAQRKRVNRDDRDNGGRGSRDSGGRGGRSGDAVAAGGARRDRTERPASGGRGNAPRTGGSGNGGSGRSGGLQVGGLVRGSGSTGGGARRSAPRRAQG; this comes from the coding sequence TTGTCTGAAACTTCCTTTGGCGCGCTTGGCGTGCCCGCTCCCCTCGTTGCCGTGCTCACCTCGCAGGGCATCGACAGTCCGTTCCCGATCCAGGTCGACACCCTGCCCGACACCCTCAAGGGCCGCGATGTCCTGGGCCGCGGTAAGACCGGCTCGGGCAAGACCCTCGCGTTCTCCATCCCCATGGTGTCGCGCCTCGGCGGCAAGCTCGCCGGCGGCAAGCGCCGCCCGGGCCGGCCGCTCGGCCTGATCCTCGCACCGACCCGCGAGCTGGCCACCCAGATCACCGCAGCGCTCACCCCGCTGGCCGAGGCCTACGGCCTGAACACCACCACCATCTTCGGCGGCGTCTCGCAGAACCGTCAGGTCGCCGCGCTCAAGGCCGGCGTCGACATCGTCGTGGCCTGCCCCGGCCGCCTCGAGGACCTCATGAAGCAGGGCTTCGTCAACCTCGACTCCGTCGAGATCACCGTGCTCGACGAGGCCGACCACATGGCCGACCTGGGCTTCCTGCCCGTCGTCACGCGCATCCTGGACAAGACCCCGTCCAGCGGCCAGCGCCTGCTGTTCTCGGCCACGCTCGACAACGGCGTGGACAAGATCGTGCGCCGCTTCCTGCACAACGAGGTTCTGCACTCCGTCGACGAGGCCACCAGCCACGTCTCCGCGATGACCCACCACGTGTTCGAGGTCGACACCGCCGAGTCCAAGAAGGAGCTCATCGAGAAGCTCGCTTCGGGCACCGGCCGCCGGATCCTCTTCATGCGCACCAAGCACCACGCCAAGAAGCTCGCCAAGGCACTGACGGATGCCGGCATCCCGTCGGTCGACCTGCACGGCAACCTCTCGCAGGTGGCCCGTGACCGCAACCTCGCCGCATTCAGCGCCGGCGACGTGAAGGTTCTCGTCGCCACCGACGTCGCCGCCCGCGGCGTGCACGTCGACGACATCGAACTCGTCATCCACGTGGACCCGCCCGCAGAGCACAAGGCGTACCTGCACCGCTCGGGCCGCACCGCCCGTGCCGGCAGCGCCGGTGACGTCGTCACCATCGTGCTGCCCGCGCAGAAGCGCGACACCGACCAGCTCCTGCGCAAGGCCGCCATCACGGTGACCCCGCAGCGCGTCAACGCCGCCTCCCCCGCCGTGATCGCCCTCACCGGCGACGTGGCCGCGTACGTCAAGCCGGTTCCCCGCGTGGAGCAGCCGCACGGTCAGTCTCAGGGCGGCCGCTCGCAGGGCGCCAACGCTCAGCGCAAGCGCGTCAACCGCGACGACCGTGACAACGGCGGCCGCGGCTCGCGCGACTCCGGTGGCCGTGGCGGCCGCAGCGGCGATGCCGTTGCAGCCGGCGGCGCCCGTCGCGACCGCACCGAGCGTCCCGCATCCGGCGGCCGCGGCAACGCGCCCCGCACCGGCGGCTCGGGCAACGGCGGCTCCGGTCGCTCCGGCGGCCTGCAGGTCGGCGGCCTGGTGCGCGGCTCCGGTTCCACCGGCGGCGGCGCCCGCCGCTCGGCTCCGCGCCGCGCGCAGGGCTAA
- a CDS encoding DUF1772 domain-containing protein, translating into MTSLAHVSALLAIMGVSVVYGTDVFCALVLRPALAQVDDSALSTVMGAVHRYGDRRMPVPGAVGLVASAAATVLAAIGDNVVAACAAGVALALLVVWMVLYVRASAPINRAFTAAADARVIPTNARALQAGWDRIITLRSTLQGLAVLALGVSLLVG; encoded by the coding sequence ATGACTTCCCTCGCGCACGTTTCCGCACTCCTCGCGATCATGGGTGTCAGTGTTGTCTACGGCACCGACGTCTTCTGCGCCCTGGTGCTGCGTCCAGCCCTCGCCCAGGTCGATGATTCGGCTCTGTCCACGGTGATGGGTGCTGTGCATCGCTACGGCGACAGGCGGATGCCCGTTCCCGGCGCCGTCGGTCTCGTCGCCTCCGCCGCCGCCACCGTTCTCGCCGCGATCGGCGACAACGTCGTGGCCGCATGCGCTGCGGGTGTGGCTCTCGCTCTGCTGGTCGTCTGGATGGTGCTCTACGTGAGGGCCAGCGCACCGATCAATAGGGCCTTCACGGCCGCGGCGGACGCTCGGGTCATCCCCACGAATGCCCGCGCACTCCAGGCCGGCTGGGATCGCATCATCACGCTCCGCTCAACGCTGCAGGGGCTGGCCGTCCTCGCGCTGGGTGTCAGCCTCCTCGTGGGCTGA
- a CDS encoding alpha/beta hydrolase — protein sequence MADSIRPEPIDPAAVLWSAAVADRVDRPLLLVLHGYGSHEGDLFSLAPHLPLEPTIAALRAPLPVGQGWSWFPIGVPGDPVGDALDAAAAGILDWLDALPEQPTSIGLLGFSQGGAMTLQLMRHAPERFAFAVQLSGFIASSTHPGDARLAELKPPVFWGRGTLDPVIPEAAVVRTQAWLPGHSTLTEGIYEGLGHSISQAELGEIVTFLRAQYPAPAA from the coding sequence ATGGCCGACAGCATCCGTCCCGAGCCCATCGACCCGGCCGCCGTGCTGTGGTCGGCCGCCGTCGCCGACCGGGTGGACCGTCCGCTACTGCTCGTGCTGCACGGCTACGGCTCGCACGAGGGCGACCTGTTCTCGTTGGCGCCGCACTTGCCGCTGGAGCCCACGATCGCGGCCCTGCGCGCGCCGCTCCCGGTGGGCCAGGGCTGGTCCTGGTTCCCGATCGGCGTGCCCGGCGACCCGGTCGGCGACGCGCTCGATGCCGCCGCGGCCGGGATCCTCGACTGGCTCGACGCGCTGCCCGAGCAGCCCACCTCCATCGGGCTGCTCGGGTTCTCGCAGGGCGGCGCCATGACGCTGCAGCTGATGCGGCACGCGCCGGAGCGGTTCGCCTTCGCGGTGCAGCTGTCGGGGTTCATCGCGAGCAGCACGCATCCGGGTGACGCTCGCCTGGCCGAACTCAAGCCGCCGGTGTTCTGGGGCCGCGGCACGCTCGACCCGGTGATTCCCGAGGCGGCTGTCGTGCGCACCCAGGCCTGGTTGCCGGGGCACTCCACGCTCACCGAGGGTATCTACGAGGGGCTCGGGCACTCGATCTCCCAGGCGGAGCTCGGTGAGATCGTCACGTTCCTGCGCGCGCAGTACCCGGCCCCGGCTGCTTGA
- the mgtA gene encoding magnesium-translocating P-type ATPase translates to MTTTRPTHSPRRTPTDPAATSFWALTVDEVATLFPAPDAAAAPLARTRGHSRLRSWAGIVLRQLSSPITMILLVAALIATATGDNVDGGVILLIVVLSAALGAWQEGRAADAVANLLASVAVTVRVQHGDALVDLPTDAVRPGDRVVLGAGDIVPADCRLVETDDLQVDESSLTGESFPVAKQAGGPLPVDTPLAQRSNILFNGTSVVSGKAVAIAVLVGADSTFGHISTALEKRAEPTSFETGIRAFGLLLLRVMVMMVAAILLINLVLGRPLIDSLLFALALAVGITPQMLPVVVSVSLAAGARRMARQDVIVKRLDVIEDLGSMSVLCTDKTGTITAGSVRVDRALDAAGQPSERMLDLAALNAGLQSGYPNPLDLAVLARRPLPPGAVLLDEVPYDFTRKRLTVVADVAGARTMITKGAFDGVLACCSRVDTADGIRPLDPIRAEIADRFRRLSADGYRVIGLATAPVDSDRPLMVVDEHDLVFGGFLAFLDPVKEDAQASLAELAALGIRTKILTGDNRYVAAALAPQLGIDAGRVAVGADLAGLGEAQVHELVSRTSIFAEVEPSQKQVIVASLRDAGETVAFLGDGINDATALHGADVGISVDTAASVAKKAAAVVLLTKELAVVATGVRLGRHTFSNTLKYVRVASSANFGNILSMVIAAATLPFLPMLPGQILLLNFLADIPNTLVSRDNVDHERLQVAGVWDMRQVTRFMIMFGLLSTVFDLATFALMRWVFHTDAATFRTGWFIESGLTQFVAMMTLRTSRPAWLSRPDGVFFWVSLGVAAATVTLTFTPLGALAQFVAVPPALLLALFAMVLGYGLANEALKRFVRF, encoded by the coding sequence GTGACAACAACCCGCCCCACCCACTCTCCTCGGCGCACCCCGACGGACCCCGCGGCGACCAGCTTCTGGGCTCTCACCGTCGACGAGGTAGCGACGCTGTTCCCGGCTCCGGATGCCGCCGCCGCACCCCTCGCCCGCACCCGCGGCCACTCCCGGTTGCGGTCCTGGGCCGGCATCGTGCTCCGTCAACTGTCCAGCCCGATCACGATGATCCTGCTCGTGGCGGCCCTGATCGCCACGGCAACCGGCGACAACGTCGATGGCGGGGTGATCCTGCTCATCGTGGTGCTCAGCGCCGCGCTCGGCGCCTGGCAGGAGGGCCGGGCCGCCGACGCCGTGGCGAACCTGCTCGCCAGCGTCGCGGTCACCGTGCGCGTACAACACGGCGATGCCCTGGTGGACCTGCCTACCGATGCGGTACGGCCGGGCGACCGGGTCGTGCTCGGTGCGGGCGACATCGTGCCCGCCGACTGCCGCCTCGTGGAGACCGACGACCTCCAAGTCGACGAATCGTCGCTCACCGGGGAATCCTTTCCGGTGGCCAAACAGGCCGGCGGCCCGCTCCCCGTCGATACCCCGCTGGCGCAACGCAGCAACATCCTCTTCAACGGCACCAGCGTGGTGAGCGGCAAGGCCGTGGCCATCGCGGTGCTCGTGGGCGCCGACAGCACCTTCGGACACATCTCCACGGCGCTGGAGAAGCGGGCTGAACCCACCAGCTTCGAAACCGGCATCCGGGCGTTCGGCCTGCTGTTGCTGCGCGTGATGGTCATGATGGTCGCGGCGATCCTCCTGATCAACCTGGTGCTCGGCCGTCCGTTGATCGACTCCCTGCTCTTCGCCCTGGCCCTGGCCGTGGGCATCACTCCCCAGATGCTGCCCGTGGTGGTCTCGGTGAGCCTGGCCGCCGGCGCCCGGCGGATGGCCCGGCAGGACGTGATCGTCAAGCGCCTCGACGTGATCGAAGACCTGGGTTCGATGAGCGTGCTGTGCACCGACAAGACCGGCACCATCACGGCCGGCAGCGTCAGGGTCGACCGGGCCCTCGACGCCGCCGGGCAGCCCAGCGAACGGATGCTCGACCTCGCGGCGCTCAACGCCGGCCTGCAGTCCGGGTACCCCAACCCGCTCGACCTGGCCGTGTTGGCCCGCCGGCCGCTGCCGCCTGGCGCGGTGTTGCTCGACGAGGTGCCCTACGACTTCACCCGTAAACGCCTCACGGTGGTGGCCGACGTCGCCGGAGCGCGCACCATGATCACCAAGGGCGCCTTCGACGGCGTGCTGGCCTGCTGCTCCCGGGTGGACACGGCCGACGGCATCCGCCCGCTCGATCCGATCCGGGCGGAGATCGCCGACCGGTTCCGTCGGCTGAGTGCCGACGGCTACCGGGTGATCGGGCTGGCCACGGCCCCGGTCGACTCGGACCGGCCGCTGATGGTGGTCGACGAACACGACCTCGTCTTCGGTGGCTTTCTCGCCTTCCTCGACCCGGTCAAGGAGGACGCCCAGGCTTCGCTGGCGGAACTGGCGGCGCTGGGCATCCGCACCAAGATTCTCACCGGTGACAACCGGTATGTGGCCGCGGCGCTCGCCCCGCAGCTGGGCATCGACGCCGGCCGGGTGGCCGTGGGCGCCGACCTGGCCGGCCTGGGCGAGGCGCAGGTTCACGAGCTGGTGTCGCGCACGAGCATCTTCGCCGAGGTCGAGCCCAGCCAGAAACAGGTGATCGTGGCGTCGCTCCGCGATGCGGGGGAGACCGTGGCGTTCCTCGGCGACGGCATCAACGACGCCACCGCCCTACACGGCGCGGATGTGGGCATCTCGGTGGACACCGCCGCCAGCGTGGCGAAGAAGGCCGCCGCGGTGGTGCTGCTCACCAAGGAACTCGCCGTGGTGGCCACCGGGGTGCGGCTCGGCCGGCACACGTTCTCGAACACGCTCAAATACGTGCGGGTGGCGTCCAGCGCCAACTTCGGCAACATCCTGAGCATGGTCATCGCCGCGGCGACGCTGCCGTTCCTGCCGATGCTGCCCGGTCAGATCCTGCTGCTGAACTTCCTGGCCGACATCCCCAACACTCTGGTGTCACGCGACAACGTCGACCACGAGCGGCTCCAGGTGGCCGGCGTGTGGGACATGCGTCAGGTGACCCGGTTCATGATCATGTTCGGGCTGCTCAGCACTGTGTTCGACTTGGCCACCTTCGCGTTGATGCGCTGGGTGTTCCACACGGATGCCGCCACCTTCCGCACGGGCTGGTTCATCGAGTCCGGACTCACCCAGTTCGTGGCGATGATGACCCTGCGCACCAGCCGGCCGGCCTGGCTCAGCCGACCGGACGGAGTGTTCTTCTGGGTGAGCCTCGGCGTGGCGGCCGCCACGGTGACGCTCACCTTCACCCCGCTGGGCGCGCTGGCGCAGTTCGTGGCGGTGCCGCCGGCGCTGCTGCTGGCCCTGTTCGCCATGGTGCTCGGCTACGGGCTCGCGAACGAGGCGCTCAAGCGGTTCGTGCGGTTCTGA
- a CDS encoding EVE domain-containing protein, giving the protein MAIRYWLGVVQQEYVLRSVSMGLAQVNFAARELLEDMNESDGLVYYSPKTQFEGDRLREFTAIGYVSDNAVVQVGVSGSEYRPWRRKVAYDPDAEPASIRPLLKVLDLTRGDPNWGLKLRRGLLEISRHDFELIRAQMRRPSADDRRR; this is encoded by the coding sequence GTGGCGATTCGGTACTGGCTCGGGGTGGTGCAGCAGGAGTATGTGCTGCGCAGCGTGTCCATGGGCCTGGCCCAGGTGAACTTCGCCGCCCGCGAGCTGCTCGAAGACATGAACGAATCCGACGGGCTGGTCTACTACTCGCCGAAGACCCAGTTCGAGGGCGACCGGCTGCGCGAGTTCACCGCCATCGGCTACGTGAGCGACAACGCCGTGGTGCAGGTAGGCGTCTCCGGCAGCGAGTACCGCCCGTGGCGGCGCAAGGTGGCCTACGATCCGGATGCCGAGCCCGCGTCGATCCGGCCCCTGCTCAAGGTGCTCGACCTCACCCGGGGCGACCCCAACTGGGGCCTGAAGCTCCGACGCGGCCTGCTCGAGATCAGCCGGCACGACTTCGAGCTGATCCGCGCCCAGATGCGCCGCCCCAGCGCCGACGACCGCCGCCGCTAG
- a CDS encoding flippase-like domain-containing protein, giving the protein MARRLPLVTESAAESFVRTLGGQIRLLATHPRRLLVVVLLSAANWLLDAAALWVLLAAFGYPLAFGPLLTVYGLGTIVAMLPLTPGGLGIVEAVMVPALIAFGAPRAAALLGVLGWRLLEYWLPLPLGLAAWLSLRWGSLRRRDRPRRGVGTSVR; this is encoded by the coding sequence GTGGCACGCCGTCTGCCGCTTGTGACCGAGTCCGCAGCGGAGTCGTTCGTGCGAACCCTGGGCGGTCAGATCCGGCTCCTGGCCACGCATCCGCGCCGCCTGCTCGTCGTGGTGCTGCTGTCGGCCGCGAACTGGCTGCTGGATGCGGCCGCCCTGTGGGTGCTGTTGGCCGCGTTCGGGTATCCGCTGGCGTTCGGCCCACTGCTCACGGTCTACGGGCTGGGCACGATCGTCGCGATGCTGCCGCTCACCCCGGGGGGTCTGGGCATCGTCGAGGCCGTGATGGTGCCGGCCCTCATCGCGTTCGGTGCCCCGCGCGCGGCCGCGCTGCTGGGGGTGCTGGGGTGGCGGTTGCTCGAGTACTGGCTGCCGCTGCCGCTGGGCCTGGCCGCGTGGCTGTCGCTGCGGTGGGGCAGCTTGCGCCGGAGGGACCGCCCCCGGCGCGGGGTCGGCACGAGCGTACGCTGA